acagacctcgtacaaaatgcagtatttcacaatttttcaagaagaATTGTATTcactcaatattcaggaccatcgaagcatgcgtggacttttaattagcgaaaccgttcaaaaaatttccaaaatcacctatacggccagccggttctaacttttgacaagcgctacaaacgtgcataaacttgccgcataaactgtcagcgtgaatgtgcaagacttcatgaaattagatataacaaaaagaaacatcaaatacaatagttactcaggcttaccattcgagattcagttcctgaaagctatcaaggaaggccacagttgcttgagacttttaaaccctcttaagcattaagcaaggtgaaaaacgaaaacgatgccatccgaaatcgaattaccaaatttcgacaagcgacgcgttcctcaaccaaaaacccattaaacaaaccagccatgaataacagaggactcttgatagcagctgtatttcattttgtacatccagaagaaaaagacagttaaaaacatcacaagttgacacaaaactcttcagcttcagctgtcaaagtaaactattttcaagatgctgcataattttttcgcatgaactcacctgtcaaattttgaccaatcagagtataaaaattggacgtagagcgtgaccaacgcgtgaccatggtaagataaggtcttccccgcctgtacttttaaaaaaactggctgaattttcgcttctgaagtcagtttgaaatcaaaattctaatagtgcggggccatagtgacataaacacaacatatttaatatgaatccttggaaaaaataaccTTGAAactgcgatcatttcaaactggtaatttgtcagcggataacttcaaaaatactcgacctcgatgggtcgacacttgagcccgcgctacggtcaggtgatactggtcagcggacgccctgttttgacagcggtcaattgatcacaacattgatgtgaaattagtttcctcttgggctcccaaactagctaaaatgtgagagtaaacattggttttcctgtggtgcggacggacggtcggtcggcggtcggcggtcggtgtacggtcacgtgattaccaaattttctgggatgggtagatttacttagcaatggggctccgcccactcgcgcgcttcgcgcgcgcgtggagctccgctatgaacTCGTGTACTGAGTACCTTTTTATGAAACTTTGCAAACttcattaaatattaaaaagactcAGATATTATTCGGAATAATTGCtggttccttttttcttttgctctaGCAAAAGCAAACATTAATTATTAACTGCTCTTTATTTAACAAATACTGACAAgtcttgactgtgctctgttctgttgcaACCAGCCACGTGATCAAACGCTTTAACAAATGCTAAACATgagccatgccagaaagaaatttttctACCTACTTCTTGAGTGCTCCACGTACAGCAGAaaagagcacagtcaaggcttctttatttggtTTATGATAAAGAATCGGTTTGATTCCCCACGATTAATTTCTAATTTCCAAAACACAGCGTGAGAGCTTACGCCAAGCTCAAAAGTCAAGCCAATCAACTTTAGCGGACTAAAGCAGGTGGACCCAGCCTAATATAAGAATCTGTATAGGAAATAAAGAGTTATGGGAGGTATGGGAAATAAAACTCAGATCTTTATTATAATTGTttactgctaaaaacaaaattgcagCAACCGTTGACGCACCGTGTCAGTGAAACGGACAATTGGCAAGGTTATTACGGCTTTCAATAACACGCCACGCCCAAAAGTCAAGTCAATCATAGACCATAGCAGGTGGACCCAGCCTAATAAAAGAATCTGGATaggaaataaagagtttgtgTGGGAAATAAAACTCAGattagaaaaatgaataaaagcgGTAATCAATAAAATgtaaatacagctgtaaataATGTCTCCTGGTGTCATTGTCTTTCTTtttatgaagtttcagctccatttgaatactttttttttttttcatttatatgaGGCTAAGTTTTATTTCACACGTCATTCACACGTACGCAATTTTCATTGGCGAATATGCAGGGGAGTATCGGGGGGTGAGTACCCTCAAAATGCACTAGTTAGATTTAAAACTTGTATTAGAATGTTTAAAATGGTTGATTACGCTGAATTTGTAAGGTCATGCGTTTACTGGTTCGAAAATAGCATCTAATGGCTGGACGAAACAGtcgagagaaaaagaaattcgagaagaattttcaaacttttactTAACACTTGTGTTGTTAAAACAAATCGGGGAAGAGAAGACGAATTAAAAAGCtgcttttatttaaatttgaaggAGACATTTTGGATAAATAAAGAACAATTTTGCCCGCCTGAAGGGGGGAGGACAAATGGCCAAAAGAAGCTCGAAAGCAGTAGCTACAGTATGAAATTGCTTGGCCGGATGATCTTCCCATACAGGCTTGAGATGTTTTCTTTAGTAAGCATTTTCGtcaatatattttgttttgtcagctgAATAGATAAGGAAAAACTGCCACCATGTGATGACCACACTTAATTTCCGATgctgatgttttctttttttaggctaGATATAGCCTACCGCGCGTCCGAGTGAATCAAGAAGTTGTGGATTTCGTGTCGCATATCAGTAGTCCAGACTTTCATAGCGCGTTTGTTACCgccattgaaaattttaaagcaatggaggtgtaagaaacacagataacaaaaaggcaaaggcAACAATATGATAACCCGAAGTATAAAGGAAATACCAATTGCCACTGTCGATGCAAGTTTCCATAGAGACTTATTAACGGATAGGGAATTAATGTCATCGCAGTTAAAATCCAGACGCCCACAATTATTACCCCGTAGGCTCATTTTTTGATGTTGCGATGCCTGAATGGACGAAACGTCGCATGCATCCGCTCTAAAGAAATTACTGCGATGCCTGCTACAGAGGTGAGAGGGAGCCACGCCTCCATCATTGCAAGCACAAACAAAACTGGTGACCATTTCGGCCacaacaaatatattttttcagctTCGCAACCGTAGAGGAGGACAAGTAATACTATAGCGAAAGTGGAACTTCCTCCAACAAACATATCAACCACGGTCAAGTTTATGACCAagtacatggcacgagtgcgaagaTTACTGTTCTTTACAAAAAGGATAATTGATAGGAGGTTCACTGCAACTACAGCAACAGTTATTGTAAGGGATACAGCATACCCTGTGCTGCAGTCGGCTGAAGAGATCCTCCTGAAgctcattgttttctttttaattctcttttctcttcctttcagAAAGAAATCGAATAAAGTTTGGTTAgttgaaaaaggaaagttaGGAGGTGAACCTTGGAGGTGAACTATATAAGAGGGTGGACGTCGGCTCCTTAAATATCAAGAATGGAGATTGTACACTAACAAAAATTCTTCAATAGAGTGCTTACCGTAACTTCAATTTCTTGATACTTTTGTTAACGCTGAAATAAACCCCTTGCCTTCACCTGGTGGGGAGAGTACGTTGAGTTGCTTGACTGGAAACTGAGGGCAAAAAATATATGTGAATTTTAGCTGTTATTGTTGGCGCTCATTGAACTTggtaaaatggggttgacagaCCTGCGCGGCTCCTGCTGTGTGAccgttgtgttgttataagcctttacagttttgctttaacaagcatGTCTTTAAGCGACTTTCCTTTTCTATAAGAGATCAAGGGAGGTTCCTTGAATATCTCTCTGAGTAGTGGCTGgttttctattaaatgccatttttccattagtatgtttttcaaacctggtaatgacggttgaaattgcgtgacaaagggtaaaagtattttttgcgctttctgtttttgtgtcagAGCTGTCGCTCTATCTGCATATTTAACTTCTGAGAGGATCTTTTCTACCATACTCTCTGGGTAGCCTCTCGAGATAAGgcgtgttttaaagtttttaatattcttgtcAAATATGACTTTAGAAGAGTTAGTTCTTAGAAGTCTAAGAGCCTCTCCtttgacaaaaccttttttaacgccTGGTGGGTGGCAACTGTTAAAGTTAGTGTACCGAAACGTTTCAGTAGATTTAAAATGTGTGCGCACGTCGagaattctttctttctcaaatcTCTCTCCCTTATAGACTGTCGTGTCCAAGAATGTGGTTTCaatttgtgatatttcagcAGTGAACTTGATTGTAGGATGAAAAGAATTGGCTTGCTCAATGAAAAGATCTAtatcttctttgtttgtgtcccaCAAAGAGAATATGTCGTCAATAAACCTTTTCCACGTTAGTGGTTTCCTTCTGCTTTGTTTTAAGATCTccttttctattgttgccataaaaatgttggcaaaagctactgccattttcgtgcccataGCAGTTCCGTGAGTCTGGAGATAGTCTTTCCCATTGAAATGGAAAGAGTTCTCTTTAAGGATAAGACTGAGCATTTCTTTAAGCAGGTGTGTAGCTATAGGAGGGTTTTTGTCATGAAATTTTTCGTATGCGTTGCATACTATACTAATTCCTTCCTCCTGTGGGATATTCGTGTAAAGGCTGGTGACATCCATTGAGACTAAGAAAGCGTTACTAGGCACCCTAGTGTTTTCGATAAATCTTATAAAATGtgtcgtatctttaagatacgagTCTTGTATTTGTGTTATTGGCTGAAGTAGCTTGTCTACAAATGATGAGAGGCGTTCTGTGGGGCCATCGCACCCCGAAATGATAGGTCTTCCAACTAAAGTCggtttgtgtatttttgtgaGAGTGTAGAATACTGGAATTCGTGGCGGATCTGGTGTCTGGTTAAACCATTTTACTGTCATTTCGTCAATGAAACCTTCGTTATGTAGAGTGTTAATGAGGTGTTTAACTCTCTGGAATGTGTCCTTAACCATTGGTTTTTCCAAAGGTTGATAGTTGTTTCTATCATCCAACTGTTTTTGTCcctcatttattttgttctctCTTTTCATTATGACGGTTGTTGTGCCTTTATCTGCTTTCTTAaggattatttctttgttttgaataagttcACGGAGCGCTCGGCGCTCCCCAGGCGGCAGATTGTTTTTAGGTTTATTTAGTGGCACTTCTGTTAGCCGTAGTTTGACTTCCTCTAAATAGGATTCTAGAGCAACTGACCGTTGAACTGGGGGAATCCAACTAGACTTCACATGGAAGGGGTGTGGTACAGTATCTTTGCCATGATAAATGTATTTGAGGCGCATCCTTCTGGCAAATTGGTTAAAGTCTGAAATTAGTTGGCTCCTTATCTGGTTTTCTTTCATGACAGGAGTTGGAATGAATTTCAAACCCCGAGAGAGTAAATTGATCTGCTCTGTTGTTAGTTCTGTGTCTGAGAGGTTCTTAATGTGTTTTTTGCGTGTCTCTATGGCTTCGTTATATAGCTTAATGTGTTTGACATTTTTCCGCTTTCTTCTCCTGTGATTTCTTTCAGTGAGTGTTTTACTATTTATCCCCTTCTCTTTTCCCTTGTTAGAAACAGAGAGAACACTGGGATacgattcactttgtttattctcaATATCAGTAAACTTTGACATCATTTGTGAGAACTTGTCGAACTTAGCTTGGAGGTCTGATGCTAACTTAATTACATCAGTGCTTTTCATTACATTGTTTTCTCTAGTCGCCGATGGCGTCTTATGCTCTCTAGTTTGAACAACATTGGTCGCTTTCCTGAAGTGAGGCTTATCCTTCTCAACCTTTTTTCGTTTGTTCTGAAGACGATCAATGCGTCTTTGGTGAAACTTCGCTAACGAGTGAATGAACTCTTGTTCGGCAGTTTTTCTAATCGAGCCTATTTCTCGTTTAAATTCTTCGTCTGGCGTGATATTTGCACGCACGTTGTATCTTAGTGTCTTTGGACATGTTCTGTCCTTCATGTGTTTTCTCAGTTTCGTGATGGCTGTCTctgatttttcaatctttgtctctAAGGAGGCGGCTTCGGCGGCTCTGCGTGGTGTTTTGCCGTTATGGGTCTGATCGTTAGGTTGGTCCCGTTTTCGTTTTCTATCGTTATGGTACTATTCTCTAGGAACTTTTGTTGTCTTCTGGCGGGTAGGTTGAGAGTCAGGTATAGTTTCAGAGTCGTCAGTAATGGCGCTTTCGTTTCCTTCACCTTCTGTCTCGTCAAGGAGTAGATTTTCCTCTTCAGCGTCCATTGGAGACTCATCTGTTTCTTCTGGCTGAGGTGGTCTAAGTTGACCGTCTTTGGTGAGAATTGAATATTCCATATGTAGATGTAAAAGCTGAAGCAAGACTGCAGTTTCGATTCTACTAGGGAATCTCGTCAGTTGCTAGAGGTATATCTCATGGATAGTGGTAACGTAAAGAGGTTACAGCCGTTTATATAACGCTTAACGGATCGAAAATGCGCGCCTGTTTTTCTATTGGTCCATAGATTCTGGCCAATGACGTGAGTCTTTTGCAATTTCGATCCGACATACAGTTGTGTTTCTATAGAAGGCTTTCTCGTCAGTATTTGAACAATGTAGGTTATTGTCGTCTCTGAAAAGTACATAGACTTTATAAGTAAATATTACTATTCAACATTTCCAAAGATGAAGATCTGAATATTCGTATGTACTGGGTACATTAACTTCTTTTGTATCATTGTACATGTTCAAATTCTGATTGTCTGGCACGTCGCAGGACGGGGTCATGTCTAAAAATTTCAAGCATggtaaaatggggttgacagaCCTGCGCGGCTCCTGCTGTGTGAccgttgtgttgttataagcctttacagttttgctttaacaagcatGTCTTTAAGCGACTTTCCTTTTCTATAAGAGATCAAGGGAGGTTCCTTGAATATCTCTCTGAGTAGTGGCTGgttttctattaaatgccatttttccattagtatgtttttcaaacctggtaatgacggttgaaattgcgtgacaaagggtaaaagtattttttgcgctttctgtttttgtgtcagAGCTGTCGCTCTATCTGCATATTTAACTTCTGAGAGGATCTTTTCTACCATACTCTCTGGGTAGCCTCTCGAGATAAGgcgtgttttaaagtttttaatattcttgtcAAATATGACTTTAGAAGAGTTAGTTCTTAGAAGTCTAAGAGCCTCTCCtttgacaaaaccttttttaacgccTGGTGGGTGGCAACTGTTAAAGTTAGTGTACCGAAACGTTTCAGTAGATTTAAAATGTGTGCGCACGTCGagaattctttctttctcaaatcTCTCTCCCTTATAGACTGTCGTGTCCAAGAATGTGGTTTCAATTTGTgatatttcatatatttcatatagcgcaaaaaatacttttaccctttgtcacgcaatttcaaccgtcattaccaggtttgaaaaacatactaatggaaaaatggcatttaatagaaaacCAGCCACTACTCAGAGAGATATTCAAGGAACCTCCCTTGATCTCTTGTAGAAAAGGAAAGTCGCTTAAAGACatgcttgttaaagcaaaactgtaaaggcttataacaacacaacggTCACACAGCAGGAGCCGCGCAGGtctgtcaaccccattttaccATGCTTGATATTTTTAGACATGACCCCGTCCTGCGACGTGCCAGACAATCAGAATTTGAACATGTACAATGATACAAAAGAAGTAAATGTACCCAGTACATACGAATATTCAGATCTTCATCTTTGGAAATGTTGAATAGTAATATTTACTTATAAAGTCTATGTACTTTTCAGAGAGGACAATAACCTACATTGTTCAAATACTGACGAGAAAGCCTTCTATAGAAACACAACTGTATGTCGGATCGAAATTGCAAAAGACTCACGTCATTGGCCAGAATCTATGGACCAATAGAAAAACAGGCGCGCATTTTCGATCCGTTAAGCGTTATATAAACGGCTGTAACCTCTTTACGTTACCACTATCCATGAGATATACCTCTAGCAACTGACGAGATTCCCTAGTAGAATCGAAACTGCAGTCTTGCTTCAGCTTTTACATCTACATATGGAATATTCAATTCTCACCAAAGACGGTCAACTTAGACCACCTCAGCCAGAAGAAACAGATGAGTCTCCAATGGACGCTGAAGAGGAAAATCTACTCCTTGACGAGACAGAAGGTGAAGGAAACGAAAGCGCCATTACTGACGACTCTGAAACTATACCTGACTCTCAACCTACCCGCCAGAAGACAACAAGAGTTCCTAGAGAACAGTACCATAACGATAGAAAACGAAAACGGGACCAATCTAACGATCATACCCATAACGGCAAAACACCACGCAGAGCCGCCGAAGCCGCCTCCTTagagacaaagattgaaaaatcagAGACAGCCATCACGAAACTGAGAAAACACATGAAGGACAGAACATGTCCAAAGACACTAAGATACAACGTGCGTGCAAATATCACGCCAGACGAAGAATTTAAACGAGAAATAGGCTCGATTAGAAAAACTGCCGAACAAGAGTTCATTCACTCGTTAGCGAAGTTTCACCAAAGACGCATTGATCGTCTTCAGAACAAACGAAAAAAGGTTGAGAAGGATAAGCCTCACTTCAGGAAAGCGACCAATGTTGTTCAAACTAGAGAGCATAAGACGCCATCGGCGACTAGAGAAAACAATGTAATGAAAAGCACTGATGTAATTAAGTTAGCATCAGACCTCCAAGCTAAGTTCGACAAGTTCTCACAAATGATGTCAAAGTTTACTGATATtgagaataaacaaagtgaatcgtATCCCAGTGTTCTCTCTGTTT
The sequence above is a segment of the Porites lutea chromosome 3, jaPorLute2.1, whole genome shotgun sequence genome. Coding sequences within it:
- the LOC140929415 gene encoding uncharacterized protein, which translates into the protein MKDRTCPKTLRYNVRANITPDEEFKREIGSIRKTAEQEFIHSLAKFHQRRIDRLQNKRKKVEKDKPHFRKATNVVQTREHKTPSATRENNVMKSTDVIKLASDLQAKFDKFSQMMSKFTDIENKQSESYPSVLSVSNKGKEKGINSKTLTERNHRRRKRKNVKHIKLYNEAIETRKKHIKNLSDTELTTEQINLLSRGLKFIPTPVMKENQIRSQLISDFNQFARRMRLKYIYHGKDTVPHPFHVKSSWIPPVQRSVALESYLEEVKLRLTEVPLNKPKNNLPPGERRALRELIQNKEIILKKADKGTTTVIMKRENKINEGQKQLDDRNNYQPLEKPMVKDTFQRVKHLINTLHNEGFIDEMTVKWFNQTPDPPRIPVFYTLTKIHKPTLVGRPIISGCDGPTERLSSFVDKLLQPITQIQDSYLKDTTHFIRFIENTRVPSNAFLVSMDVTSLYTNIPQEEGISIVCNAYEKFHDKNPPIATHLLKEMLSLILKENSFHFNGKDYLQTHGTAMGTKMAVAFANIFMATIEKEILKQSRRKPLTWKRFIDDIFSLWDTNKEDIDLFIEQANSFHPTIKFTAEISQIETTFLDTTVYKGERFEKERILDVRTHFKSTETFRYTNFNSCHPPGVKKGFVKGEALRLLRTNSSKVIFDKNIKNFKTRLISRGYPESMVEKILSEVKYADRATALTQKQKAQKILLPFVTQFQPSLPGLKNILMEKWHLIENQPLLREIFKEPPLISYRKGKSLKDMLVKAKL